The genomic interval CTTTATGAAACAAGTCGGACACGGCGATCGTCCGATTGCTGTTTGCGGCTTGAATCCACATGCTGGAGAATCCGGCAAGATTGGTACAGAAGATCAGGAAATTGTTGCTCCTGCTGTGCTTAAAGCCCAGGCCATGGGTATGAACATTGAAGGGCCGTTCCCTGCCGATACCTTGTTCCACAAAGCTGCACGCGGTGTGTATTCTGCTGTTGTGGCTATGTATCACGATCAGGGACTTGCGCCGCTGAAGCTGCTGCATTTTTCAGAAGCAGTTAACGTAACACTCGGTTTGCCGTTTGTGCGCACCTCAGTTGACCACGGAACAGGCTTTGATATTGTGGGCAAAGATATTGCTCATACAAATAGTTTTAGAGAAGCTATCCGACTTGCGATCTTGATGTTGGAAGGCGACGAATTGTAATCTGTTCTTCTTTCGATACTACAGGGCAGACAATGACACATTACTTGGCATTGTCTGCCTTTTTTGCATACACTGAAGACTATACGAAAGACTACAGGAGGAAACCATGCTTATTGGTATTGATGTTGGTGGAACGCACACCGACGCAGTGGCAGTTGAGAGTGGGAAAGTGGTTGCCTCTGGTAAAGTGGCTACGGCGCATGATGATTTGTTGTCATCGGTTCTGGGCGCGCTTGAGATAGTGCTTAAGGCTGTTTCTCCCGAAGATGTGACACGCCTTAATTTATCAACAACACTTTCTACGAATGCCATAGTTGAAGGTCGCACTGATGAAGTCGGTGTGATTGTTTCTTCAGGTCCCGGCATTGACCCATATAATTTTCAGACCGGTAAATTTTATTTTCCTGTAAAAGGCTCCATTGACCACAGAGGGGAAGAAGTGGCCCCTGTTGTGGAAAAAGAAATTATGGATGCCTTTGAAACGTGCGTTGCGGCGGACGTTACCGCGTATGCTGCTGTGAGTAAGTTTTCTACAAGAAACCCTGCGCACGAAGAGCATATTGCGGAATCCATTGCTTCTAAAAGTGATGTGACCTCGTTAGGGCATCGTTTTTCCGGTCAACTGGACTTTCCGCGGCGTATTGCAACGGCCTACTACAACTCCGCAGTTTGGCGTCTTTATAACAGATTTGCAGATGCCGTCGAAGCCGGAGTCCGTGCAAAGGGTATTACAGCTCCTGTAAATATTCTTAAAGCTGACGGTGGAACCATGCCGCTTGAAAGCTCTCGAGAGATCCCTGTGGAATCCATTCTTTCAGGCCCTGCTGCGAGTGTTATGGGCGTGCTTGCTCAGCGTTGTATTGGCAAAGATTGTTCAGATTCCCCATCTCCCGAAGGGGACACGCTTATTTTGGATATCGGCGGAACAACTACAGACATTGCTTTGCTTGTTGTAGATGCTCCGCTTGTGGAAAAAGACGGCATTTCCGTCGGCAGTTTTCCGACCTTGGTTCATGCATTAAAGACTCGCTCCATAGGTGTCGGTGGAGACTCCGCGCTGCATTATTCCGCAGGTGCATTACGTGTAGGCCCTGAGCGAAAAGGCGTTTGCATGGCAGAAGGTGGAAGCAGTCCGGCTTTGATGGACGCACTCATCTATTGCGGACACGCGTCATTCGGTGACAGTTCAGCTAGCCGCAAGGGGATAGAATCTCTTGCCGAAGAATGTGGCATGGAGCCGTTAGCTCTGGCAACATCGGCAATTACTCTTGCTGTAAAAACAATATCACGTGCTGTGCATGAATTTATCGAAGAAGTGAACAGCACTCCTGTATATACTATCCGAGAAATTTTGAGCGGGGCAGACCTGGCACCGGATCAAGTAAGCATTATGGGCGGGCCTGCAGAGGCTTTTCAAAAATTGCTTGCTGATGAATTGCAGATACCGGTGTATACTGTTCCGCAATATGCTGTTGCTAACGCCATTGGTGCTGCCATGACAAAGCCGACATTCGAGCTGGAATTATTTGCAGATACTGAAGCGCAGACGCTGTTTATCCCTGTAATGGGTGAGCGTCGTAGTGTTTCGTCTAAGTATAAATTACTCGATGCTGTGCTGGATGCGAAAGAAGCTTTGGTGAGTTATTTTGAACAGCGCGATATCGTCATCGGTGCTGATGAAATTGAAGTAACCGAAGAACAGTCTTTTAACATGGTTGGCGATTACGGCACAGTTGGAAGAAACATTCGTGTAAAATGCCAGATAACACCAGGGGTTGATATATAGGATGCCAAAAATTATAGCGTGCTGTGTACTGTTTTTAATGATTGCGACGCAGAGCTTTGCTGTGCAGGCCACTGAATCCCCTGCATCTGAAGTTTCTCTCAAAACAATGATCGGTCAAATGATCATGGTTGGTTTTCGGGGAGAGGGTGCTACCGCTGCGCGCGTCATATTGCGGGACATAAAGCAACACCAGATTGGTGGTGTCATTTTATTTGAAAAAGATTACCTGCGGCCACAGGCTGTACGTAATATTATAAGCAAAGCACAGGTGTGTGATCTTGTTGACGCATTGCAGGACATCTCGACTATTCCATTATTCATCGCAATAGATCAGGAAGGCGGGTTGGTCTCACGGTTTAAACCTACACACGGCTTTGCTGGAACGCCTTCTGCTCAAAAGCTGGGTGAAAAGCCGGTGAGTGAAACCTTTGCGGCAGGCGAGCGCACAGGCGCGTATCTTAAAGATGTTGGTGTGAATATGGACTTTGCGCCAGTGCTCGATGTTAATGTGAATCCAGAATCTCCGGTTATTGGTGCCATACAGCGTAGTTTTAGCTCAGACCCTGCGACTGTTGCTAAGTATGCACACGCATTCGCTCAGGGCATGGGACGTTATGGAATCATTTCCGGTTACAAGCATTTTCCGGGACACGGCAGCTCTCTTTCAGATTCCCACAAAGGGCTACCGGACGTTACAAAAACATGGTCGAAGAAAGAGCTACTGCCGTATGCTGAATTGTTAGGTACAGAGCCACTTCATGTCGTTATGGTAGGGCATCTGTACCACCGTAAGCTTGATGCTGATACACCGACATCATTGTCTTATCCGGTAGTTACCAAAATGCTTAGAGAGAAGCTTAATTACGATGGTGTTATTGTGACAGATGATCTGCAAATGAGAGCGATCACAAATCAATACTCCATTGATGAGGCTGCTGTAAAAGCTGTGCAGGCAGGTAGTGACATTGTGCTTGTGGGAAACAACATGAAGTATGATCCGAAAATTGTTTCCAAGCTTGTTACTTCGCTTACATGGGCGGTTCATAATGGCGATATCCCAATCGAGCGAATTCGTCAGTCTTATGATCGGATCATGAAACTTAAGCACGATTCAGGACTACTCGTGGATGATGTCTCGAAGCAATAAGTCATTAAGTAATAGGTTATTGCGAGTCGGAAACGGCTGCGAAAAAATATCATAAAAAAAGAAGGGTGGAGTTAAAACTCCACCCTTCTTTTTTTATGTACGGTAGTGAGGCAACGCCTCAGAACTAAGCGTCTTGTTCCACTTGTGAGGTAAGAAGCCGATATTTTTTATACAATCTCACGCCAATGGCGGAGGAAAGAATAAAAAGCACGGCGCTCACACTGGTACGGAGTACAGGCTCAACAGTGACACCACTTCCCAGAAGAGAGAAGATGAGAGTCTGTGGCATGTACCCTAACGAAGAACCCGCGACAAAAGACAAGGGGCGGATATTACTTACACCGGCAACTACGTTTGTAGCCAGATTGCTGCCGACTGGGAGCAGGCGCACAATCATTGCTGTCTGAAATGGTGAGCTTTGTAAAAAACCGTTGATGCCCTGTAAGTGATTCGGGAATCTGCGGTTAATTGTTTCCTGTCCTAACAATCGGGCTACCCAAAAACAGCATATGCACCCAAGTGTCACTGCTGTAATCGCGGCTAAGAAGCCATGGACGGCACCAAACGCATATCCTGCGCAAAAGGCGGAAAGTTGTCTTGGAATGCCCATGCCTGTAAGTAAGGCGGCTATTCCGATAAACAGGGCAACGCCTTGCATTCCAGTATTTCGAATATATGTATCGACCCACTCAGGTTCTAAAACCTCAGCGATGCCTAATTTACGTAATGTAAGTACAACAGCAACCAGCAGTCCGATAACTGCAAGGTTGATAATAACTTTTTTTTGACTTGAAGACATAGTTTTCCCTGCATTAATGAACCAAATCATCAAGCAGTTGGTCTAGGGATAGAATATATGGCGCAAGTAACTTCGCGTATAATCGCGAGTTATAAGTTGCGATCTTTAATAGAATAACGGAAGTGACGGCTCTGCATCCAGCGGATAGCTAACAAATCAAGGAAAGTAGCTTTAGCTCTGTCGAGGATTCCGTATTTGGACTCTCCATGCTGACGATGTCTGTGGTTCACAGGTACTTCAGAAACAGTTGCGCCCTGCATTTTCATAAGCGTAGGGAGGAATCGGTGCATACCGGTGAGCATCGGAATTTGCTGAACCAGTGTGGTGTCCATAACTTTAAGTGAGCAACCGGTGTCTTTTACGGTTTCACGGCTTAATTTGTTACGGATTGCGTTTCCGATTTTGGAAGCAACTTTTTTCTGCAATGTATCCTGACGTTTCTGACGCCAGCCGATAACCATTGTGTAACCTCGTTCGTATTCACGAAGAAGGGCAGGAATATCAGCAGGATCATTCTGTAAATCTGCATCGATAGTAATCACTACGTCAGTTTCAGCAGCATCAAAGCCAGCTTTGAATGCAGCGGACTGCCCACAGTTTTCTGCAAACGCTACATATTTTACTTCAGAGTGCTTATCGCCCATGGAGCGAATAACCTGAAGGCTGTTATCAGAACTACCATCATCAACAAAAATTACTTGCCATTCTTTGTCGAGCGGAGAGAGTGCTTTATTTATTTCACCGAAAAGAAGGGGAATATTATCTTCTTCGTTGAACACAGGTACAACTATAGATAGGGAATTAATATTTGTCATGCGCATGGTATAAGGCGATTGGTGTTGCTTGTAAATAAGGATAGAGTATATTCCATTGAGACTTCCGGTATTGGTACGGTTAATTGTTTAGAAAAATAAAATTTTATTGCAAAGTGCTGTTGACAGGTAGGGCGAATCGGCATAGAAGCTCTCTCACGATGACGCGGGGTGGAGCAGTACGGTAGCTCGTCGGGCTCATAACCCGAAGGCCGCAGGTTCAAATCCTGTCCCCGCTACCATTAAAATGATCCAGGGGTGTAGTTCTAACGGCTAGAACGCCGGTCTCCAAAACCGGATGTTGGGAGTTCGAATCTCTCCACCCCTGCCATTAACATTCAATTCAGTGTAAATTGTTTTGAAGTGTAATGAGCAGATGATGCATATTCGTATGTGTCCAGCACGTTTCGCGCCACGCACAGTAGTGCGTTGCAGGTTAATGGATGGTTAAACATCTAGATTCAGCGTATTGTCTGAATCTTTTTTTATGACTTCAAAATAGCATTGTTCGTATGAACTGATTGCTGTTAAGAAGAGCATATATACGGTGACGCGGGGTGGAGCAGTACGGTAGCTCGTCGGGC from Halodesulfovibrio sp. MK-HDV carries:
- a CDS encoding hydantoinase/oxoprolinase family protein; this translates as MLIGIDVGGTHTDAVAVESGKVVASGKVATAHDDLLSSVLGALEIVLKAVSPEDVTRLNLSTTLSTNAIVEGRTDEVGVIVSSGPGIDPYNFQTGKFYFPVKGSIDHRGEEVAPVVEKEIMDAFETCVAADVTAYAAVSKFSTRNPAHEEHIAESIASKSDVTSLGHRFSGQLDFPRRIATAYYNSAVWRLYNRFADAVEAGVRAKGITAPVNILKADGGTMPLESSREIPVESILSGPAASVMGVLAQRCIGKDCSDSPSPEGDTLILDIGGTTTDIALLVVDAPLVEKDGISVGSFPTLVHALKTRSIGVGGDSALHYSAGALRVGPERKGVCMAEGGSSPALMDALIYCGHASFGDSSASRKGIESLAEECGMEPLALATSAITLAVKTISRAVHEFIEEVNSTPVYTIREILSGADLAPDQVSIMGGPAEAFQKLLADELQIPVYTVPQYAVANAIGAAMTKPTFELELFADTEAQTLFIPVMGERRSVSSKYKLLDAVLDAKEALVSYFEQRDIVIGADEIEVTEEQSFNMVGDYGTVGRNIRVKCQITPGVDI
- a CDS encoding glycoside hydrolase family 3 protein → MPKIIACCVLFLMIATQSFAVQATESPASEVSLKTMIGQMIMVGFRGEGATAARVILRDIKQHQIGGVILFEKDYLRPQAVRNIISKAQVCDLVDALQDISTIPLFIAIDQEGGLVSRFKPTHGFAGTPSAQKLGEKPVSETFAAGERTGAYLKDVGVNMDFAPVLDVNVNPESPVIGAIQRSFSSDPATVAKYAHAFAQGMGRYGIISGYKHFPGHGSSLSDSHKGLPDVTKTWSKKELLPYAELLGTEPLHVVMVGHLYHRKLDADTPTSLSYPVVTKMLREKLNYDGVIVTDDLQMRAITNQYSIDEAAVKAVQAGSDIVLVGNNMKYDPKIVSKLVTSLTWAVHNGDIPIERIRQSYDRIMKLKHDSGLLVDDVSKQ
- a CDS encoding TVP38/TMEM64 family protein — protein: MSSSQKKVIINLAVIGLLVAVVLTLRKLGIAEVLEPEWVDTYIRNTGMQGVALFIGIAALLTGMGIPRQLSAFCAGYAFGAVHGFLAAITAVTLGCICCFWVARLLGQETINRRFPNHLQGINGFLQSSPFQTAMIVRLLPVGSNLATNVVAGVSNIRPLSFVAGSSLGYMPQTLIFSLLGSGVTVEPVLRTSVSAVLFILSSAIGVRLYKKYRLLTSQVEQDA
- a CDS encoding glycosyltransferase family 2 protein — its product is MTNINSLSIVVPVFNEEDNIPLLFGEINKALSPLDKEWQVIFVDDGSSDNSLQVIRSMGDKHSEVKYVAFAENCGQSAAFKAGFDAAETDVVITIDADLQNDPADIPALLREYERGYTMVIGWRQKRQDTLQKKVASKIGNAIRNKLSRETVKDTGCSLKVMDTTLVQQIPMLTGMHRFLPTLMKMQGATVSEVPVNHRHRQHGESKYGILDRAKATFLDLLAIRWMQSRHFRYSIKDRNL